A stretch of Methanosarcinales archaeon DNA encodes these proteins:
- a CDS encoding ATP-binding protein, producing the protein MRSQRVLFPFSAIVGQEKMKRALILNAINPSIGGVLIRGQKGTAKSTAVRGLVEILPEIEVVAGDTYSCDPYNEEKFCWECQIRKKEGTITAEKRPMRVVDLPVGATEDRVVGSLDIEKAVTQGLKAYEPGILAEANRGILYVDEINLLDDFVVDALLDAAAMGVNTVEREGVSVSHPASFIIVGSMNPEEGELRPQLLDRIALQVEVVGIPDIEQRVEIIERGNKFNEKPEAFKKEFESEQDRLRARIVKAQQLVPSVITTRDNLQTIAEVCIEFNVDGHRADIMIERTARTNAAFEGRDRVTNEDIVEAAEMVLPHRMRKRPFEEEEFSVEQLRRLVGK; encoded by the coding sequence ATGCGGTCTCAAAGGGTGTTATTTCCATTTTCAGCAATCGTTGGTCAGGAAAAGATGAAACGGGCCCTGATATTGAATGCAATAAATCCTTCTATTGGCGGGGTACTTATCAGGGGCCAGAAAGGCACTGCAAAATCCACTGCTGTAAGAGGGCTGGTGGAGATATTACCTGAGATCGAGGTTGTGGCAGGAGACACATACAGCTGTGATCCATACAATGAAGAAAAGTTCTGCTGGGAATGCCAGATACGAAAAAAGGAAGGCACAATTACTGCAGAAAAACGGCCTATGAGAGTGGTGGATTTGCCAGTGGGTGCCACTGAGGACCGGGTAGTGGGAAGTCTTGATATCGAAAAAGCTGTCACACAAGGTCTAAAAGCATACGAACCAGGAATTCTGGCAGAAGCTAACCGCGGTATCCTGTATGTGGATGAGATCAACCTGCTGGATGATTTTGTAGTGGATGCACTGCTGGATGCGGCTGCTATGGGCGTGAACACGGTCGAGCGGGAAGGTGTCAGTGTCAGCCATCCTGCCAGTTTCATAATCGTAGGAAGCATGAACCCGGAAGAGGGCGAATTAAGACCCCAGCTGCTTGACAGGATCGCCCTCCAGGTGGAAGTTGTGGGAATCCCTGATATCGAACAGAGGGTCGAGATCATAGAGCGCGGCAATAAGTTTAACGAAAAACCTGAAGCTTTCAAAAAAGAGTTCGAATCAGAACAGGATCGGTTACGGGCCAGGATCGTGAAGGCGCAGCAGTTGGTTCCTTCTGTTATTACCACACGGGATAATCTCCAGACCATTGCCGAGGTCTGTATAGAGTTCAATGTTGACGGTCACAGGGCAGATATTATGATCGAGAGAACAGCCCGTACCAATGCAGCTTTTGAAGGACGGGACAGGGTTACTAACGAAGATATTGTAGAAGCTGCTGAAATGGTGCTGCCCCACAGGATGAGAAAGAGACCATTTGAGGAAGAGGAGTTCAGTGTTGAACAGTTGAGGCGTCTGGTCGGGAAATGA